The window GAAGGCCATGATCTGGCCGCGCACCTGTCGCGCCAGCTGGGTCCAACCCAGCAGCGCGAAGATCATGGCCATCACCATAAATACCTGCAAGGGTCCCCAGGTGGGTGGAATGATGGCTGCCAGTGCCATCCAGAGAGCCAACTGGGGAAAGGATTGCATGAACTCGATGAATCGCTGCAGCAGATTGTCGATTGTGCCACCATGATAGCCTGAATACACACCGATGAAGGATCCCAGGGCCACGGTAATGAAGGTAGCGAAAAGGCTCAGGGAGAGGGAGATGCGGCCCGCCTCGCATGAGCGGCCAAAGAGGTCCCGTCCAAACTTGTCGGTGCCCAGCAAAAAGATGGTGCCACCCTCCTCCACATCGTAGAGATGTAGCCGGCTTGGGATGATGCCCAGGATCTTGTACTGCCAGCTCTCGACCAGGAAACGCAGGAAATATTTCTGGCTGGTGTCCTCGGACCAGATGGGCTCGAAGGTTTCGGGAGCCAACTCGAGCTGCTGCAGATAGGTGAAGGGCCTCAGATGAAACTTGCCCTGCTCGTCGAAGAAATGGACTCGCTGGGGAGGGATATAGCTGTCGACCATCACCAGTTTTCCCGGGTCGGTGGGGGAGAAAAAATCGGAGAAGATGGCAAGAACGATCAGCATAATGACCATCAAGGCACCGATAATGGCGACCTTGCTGCGCCGGAATCGCCGCCAGACCAGCTGCATATAGCTCTCGTGGTGCTGTTCCGCTGCAAATACGGCCAGATCGAGCCGGGCGGTGCGAGTGCTGATGGATTCTTGGTTGGGGGATGGTACGTTCATGGACATGGACGAACGGCGTACCTCCAGTTATTGATAACGAATGCGCGGGTCGAGCATGGCCAGGGCCAGATCGGCCAGCAGGTTGCCGATCACCAGCACCATGCTGATAATCAACAGAATGCTGCCGGTTACAAAGATGTCCTGGCTGATCAGCGAACTGTAAAAGAGAGGGCTGATGGTCGGAATGCTCAGGACGATGGCGACCTCCAACTCACCCTGGATCATATAGGGCAACACCATGCCCTGGTACATGATGATGGGATGCAGGGCATTGGGCACGGCATGTTTGTTCATCACCTTGCCCTCGGCCAGGCCCTTGGCCCGGGCCGTGGTCACGTACTGGGCGTTCAGCACGTCCAGCAGGTTTCCCCGCATGATACGCATGTTGGCTGCAACGCCGCCCAGGCCGGCGATCAGGATCACCGGCCAGATATGTTGGATGAAATTGCCCAGCTTGGGGATGGACCAGGGCGCCAGCACGTACTGGGGCGAAAAGAAGGAACTGATGTGCTGCTGGCCGAACCCAAACACCAGTA of the Chloroflexota bacterium genome contains:
- a CDS encoding ABC transporter permease, with protein sequence MSMNVPSPNQESISTRTARLDLAVFAAEQHHESYMQLVWRRFRRSKVAIIGALMVIMLIVLAIFSDFFSPTDPGKLVMVDSYIPPQRVHFFDEQGKFHLRPFTYLQQLELAPETFEPIWSEDTSQKYFLRFLVESWQYKILGIIPSRLHLYDVEEGGTIFLLGTDKFGRDLFGRSCEAGRISLSLSLFATFITVALGSFIGVYSGYHGGTIDNLLQRFIEFMQSFPQLALWMALAAIIPPTWGPLQVFMVMAMIFALLGWTQLARQVRGQIMAFRETDFIMAAKEMGASDNRIIFKHLFPNSLSHVIVVLTLTVPSIILAEAFLSFLGIGIQEPLVSWGFLMKEANSLQTLGSHTWILSPVIFIIVAVLGFNFLGDGLRDAADPYSTAR
- a CDS encoding ABC transporter permease, producing MINYLLRRLFFALLVIFGVSVVSFLVIELAPGDFATQYEMRLIQQGGMSASEAEVAGDKVRERYGLDGPFVERYYNWISGIVTRGDFGPAMAYGGKGVSELIAERLPRTLLLAFLAHFISTVIGIGVGIYVAPRQYSTADNLAALSAFVFMSIPRFALALVLAYILVFGFGQQHISSFFSPQYVLAPWSIPKLGNFIQHIWPVILIAGLGGVAANMRIMRGNLLDVLNAQYVTTARAKGLAEGKVMNKHAVPNALHPIIMYQGMVLPYMIQGELEVAIVLSIPTISPLFYSSLISQDIFVTGSILLIISMVLVIGNLLADLALAMLDPRIRYQ